A portion of the Vicia villosa cultivar HV-30 ecotype Madison, WI unplaced genomic scaffold, Vvil1.0 ctg.001256F_1_1, whole genome shotgun sequence genome contains these proteins:
- the LOC131634219 gene encoding E3 ubiquitin-protein ligase BRE1-like: protein MSNRQRKRNLLLDLNNIALDESSHDEGASESIYVPINYLEEIDDDVVECSPRDFAQAVANAGRTRKRIAIDLNLEYQPMPTPVENYRENMENSTLPSENIENPTIPTPVMNYTENITEPIGQSNINLEVIINEVTENDKTSPEANKEEANKEVSDPNIQVVEPPKEPEPPKDLILTCPICMEAFVEAMSTVCGHIFCKICIKKAISRQKKCPTCRKKLTCRGLRRVFIPSSS, encoded by the exons ATGAGTAATCGACAAAGAAAGAGGAATTTATTGTTAGATCTGAACAACATTGCATTAGACGAGTCTTCGCACGATGAAGGGGCCTCTGAGTCTATATATGTTCCCATAAATTATCTCGAGGAAATTGACGACGATGTTGTTGAATGTTCACCTCGAGATTTTGCTCAG GCCGTGGCGAATGCAGGGAGAACTCGTAAAAGAATTGCAATTGACTTGAATTtgg AATATCAACCTATGCCAACACCTGTTGAAAATTATAGAGAGAACATGGAAAATTCAACTCTTCCATCAGAGAACATAGAGAATCCAACTATCCCAACACCTGTTATGAACTATACAGAGAACATAACTGAACCAATTGGTCAAAGTAATATAAATTTGGAAGTCATCATCAATGAAGTT aCTGAAAATGACAAAACGTCACCAGAAGCTAACAAGGAAGAAGCTAACAAGGAAGTATCTGACCCTAATATTCAAGTTGTTGAACCTCCAAAAGAGCCTGAACCTCCAAAAGATCTTATCTTAACCTGCCCCATATGTATGGAAGCTTTTGTTGAGGCAATGTCAACTGTGTGTGGCCATATCTTTTGCAAGATTTGCATTAAAAAAGCAATATCAAGACAAAAAAAATGTCCTACATGTAGAAAAAAGCTTACATGTAGAGGGCTAAGAAGGGTGTTTATTCCATCTTCTAGTTGA